In Micropterus dolomieu isolate WLL.071019.BEF.003 ecotype Adirondacks linkage group LG17, ASM2129224v1, whole genome shotgun sequence, one genomic interval encodes:
- the scn3b gene encoding sodium channel subunit beta-3 isoform X2: protein MVTQTSVHLQTLVLLIFFVCLSQPVCVDVPSETEAVLGKSMRLTCISCMKREEIKAKTFVDWFYMPEKEKDIPPNRTHIYEYKNNKPVELDGPFKGRLTWNGSQDLQDVSIEIINVTYNDTGVFECNVLRKFEFDFFTPSVLVTKEIKLKVNAEASPDVTAIYSEIMMYVLLVFLTFWLLVEMVYCYRKISKSDEQAQDTATNYLAIPSEQKANPDAPVTE from the exons ATGGTAACTCAAACCAGTGTTCATCTGCAAACTTTGGTACTTTTGATTTTTTTCG tctgcctgagccAGCCAGTATGTGTCGATGTCCCGTCAGAGACAGAAGCAGTCCTGGGTAAATCCATGAGGTTGACCTGCATCTCCTGTATGAAGAGGGAGGAGATCAAAGCAAAGACGTTTGTGGATTGGTTCTACATgccagaaaaggaaaaagacatCCCACCTAACAGAACTCAT ATATACGAGTATAAGAATAACAAACCAGTGGAATTAGACGGACCATTTAAGGGCCGTCTGACCTGGAATGGGAGCCAGGACTTGCAAGATGTCTCCATTGAAATAATCAATGTTACCTATAACGACACCGGTGTCTTTGAGTGCAATGTACTTCGCAAGTTTGAGTTTGACTTCTTTACACCCTCTGTCCTCGTCACGAAGGAGATCAAGTTGAAGGTGAACGCTGAAG CCAGTCCAGACGTCACAGCGATCTACTCTGAGATCATGATGTATGTGCTGCTGGTGTTCTTGACCTTCTGGCTGCTGGTGGAGATGGTCTACTGCTACAGGAAGATCTCCAAGTCCGATGAGCAGGCGCAGGACACGGC GACAAACTACCTAGCCATTCCCTCTGAGCAGAAAGCCAATCCAGATGCTCCTGTTACCGAATAA
- the scn3b gene encoding sodium channel subunit beta-3 isoform X1, translating to MVTQTSVHLQTLVLLIFFVCLSQPVCVDVPSETEAVLGKSMRLTCISCMKREEIKAKTFVDWFYMPEKEKDIPPNRTHIYEYKNNKPVELDGPFKGRLTWNGSQDLQDVSIEIINVTYNDTGVFECNVLRKFEFDFFTPSVLVTKEIKLKVNAEASPDVTAIYSEIMMYVLLVFLTFWLLVEMVYCYRKISKSDEQAQDTAY from the exons ATGGTAACTCAAACCAGTGTTCATCTGCAAACTTTGGTACTTTTGATTTTTTTCG tctgcctgagccAGCCAGTATGTGTCGATGTCCCGTCAGAGACAGAAGCAGTCCTGGGTAAATCCATGAGGTTGACCTGCATCTCCTGTATGAAGAGGGAGGAGATCAAAGCAAAGACGTTTGTGGATTGGTTCTACATgccagaaaaggaaaaagacatCCCACCTAACAGAACTCAT ATATACGAGTATAAGAATAACAAACCAGTGGAATTAGACGGACCATTTAAGGGCCGTCTGACCTGGAATGGGAGCCAGGACTTGCAAGATGTCTCCATTGAAATAATCAATGTTACCTATAACGACACCGGTGTCTTTGAGTGCAATGTACTTCGCAAGTTTGAGTTTGACTTCTTTACACCCTCTGTCCTCGTCACGAAGGAGATCAAGTTGAAGGTGAACGCTGAAG CCAGTCCAGACGTCACAGCGATCTACTCTGAGATCATGATGTATGTGCTGCTGGTGTTCTTGACCTTCTGGCTGCTGGTGGAGATGGTCTACTGCTACAGGAAGATCTCCAAGTCCGATGAGCAGGCGCAGGACACGGC GTATTAA